A window of Fragaria vesca subsp. vesca linkage group LG7, FraVesHawaii_1.0, whole genome shotgun sequence contains these coding sequences:
- the LOC101311226 gene encoding mediator of RNA polymerase II transcription subunit 36a-like, producing MAPPRGRGGSGGFRGGRSDGGGRGGRSGGRGFGDRSSGFKPSGGRGGDRGRGRGRGRGGMKGGTKVVVEPHRHAGVFLAKGKEDALVTRNMVPGEAVYNEKRISVQNEDGTKVEYRIWNPFRSKLAAAILGGVDEIWIKPGARVLYLGAASGTTVSHVSDLVGPTGCVYAVEFSHRSGRDLVNMAKKRTNVIPIIEDARHPAKYRMLVAMVDVIFSDVAQPDQARILALNASYFLKSGGHFVISIKANCIDCTVPAETVFASEVKKLQAEQFKPFEQVTLEPFERDHACVIGGYRMPKKSKATA from the exons ATGGCACCTCCTCGAG GTCGTGGTGGTTCTGGTGGGTTCAGAGGTGGAAGGAGTGATGGAGGAGGGAGAGGAGGCCGGAGCGGAGGCCGTGGCTTCGGTGACAGAAGTAGTGGGTTTAAACCAAGTGGAGGCCGAGGAGGTGACCGCGGCCGTGGAAGAGGCAGAGGCCGTGGAGGAATGAAGGGTGGGACCAAGGTCGTCGTTGAGCCCCATAGACATGCTGGGGTTTTCCTTGCTAAGGGTAAAGAGGATGCTCTTGTGACCAGGAACATGGTCCCCGGAGAAGCCGTCTACAATGAGAAGAGGATTTCTGTTCAG AATGAGGATGGAACTAAAGTCGAGTACAGGATTTGGAACCCTTTCCGTTCCAAGTTGGCTGCTGCTATACTTGGTGGTGTTGATGAGATATGGATT AAACCTGGTGCGAGGGTTCTCTACCTGGGGGCTGCTTCTGGTACCACAGTCTCACATGTTTCAGACCTTGTTGGCCCT ACTGGATGTGTATATGCTGTTGAGTTTTCACATAGAAGTGGTAGAGACTTGGTAAACATGGCGAAGAAGAGAACTAATGTCATACCAATTATTGAAGATGCTAGGCATCCAGCGAAATACCGTATGCTTGTCGCCATGGTTGATGTCATATTTTCTGATGTTGCTCAACCTGATCAG GCCAGGATTCTAGCTTTGAATGCTTCATATTTTCTTAAATCCGGAGGGCACTTTGTCATCTCTATCAAG GCTAATTGTATCGACTGCACTGTTCCTGCCGAAACAGTGTTTGCTTCTGAGGTGAAGAAGCTGCAGGCAGAACAGTTTAAGCCTTTTGAACAAGTGACTCTTGAACCTTTTGAGCGTGATCATGCTTGTGTTATTGGAGGTTATCGTATGCCTAAGAAGTCAAAGGCCACTGCCTAG
- the LOC101309306 gene encoding UPF0496 protein At3g49070-like, whose amino-acid sequence MRQKLSARIRKLISCTASRPVITPNSSMGVDVTEEYANAFRTESYLDFWTRVVALSNAGSTGSKLIQMESTTAARLSSYRLFVENLLDPDQTIVTRILAMTRNHPKSFALLSDYFTQTADASALCGLLLKDIDRTRVKYRSIRTALQSLNNCLTPTTLNQLTKFSIILSPIRIQSIQAGCSNLLKRLELTRNKTRAKLRLAGKFQTASAIFLVAVTATLSVIIVTHALALVVAAPTLIATSLDLTSSRRLARMATQLDAATKGAYIVSRDLETVSRLMARLNDELEHMRGMVQFWVERAEEDWLQPGGEVARQLKKNDCSFRQKLDELEEHLYLCFMNINRARNLVVKEILDPGQNTTNSHATLVML is encoded by the exons ATGAGACAAAAACTTAGTGCACGCATCCGTAAATTGATTTCTTGTACAG CATCAAGACCCGTCATCACACCAAATTCTTCTATGGGAGTGGATGTCACAGAAGAATACGCCAATGCCTTTCGCACCGAATCATACCTCGACTTTTGGACGCGTGTCGTTGCGCTATCCAATGCCGGTTCTACCGGCTCCAAGCTTATTCAAATGGAGTCGACAACTGCGGCTCGGCTCTCATCATATCGGCTCTTCGTGGAGAACCTCTTGGATCCGGATCAAACCATCGTTACTCGGATCTTGGCAATGACCCGAAACCACCCAAAGAGCTTTGCACTTCTATCCGACTATTTTACCCAAACCGCAGACGCTTCCGCCCTATGTGGCCTCCTACTAAAAGATATCGACCGGACACGTGTCAAATACCGTTCCATCAGAACCGCACTTCAATCTCTAAATAACTGTCTCACTCCTACGACACTGAACCAGCTAACTAAATTCTCCATCATTTTATCTCCCATACGGATTCAAAGCATACAAGCTGGATGTTCCAATTTGCTAAAACGCCTAGAATTGACTCGCAACAAGACTAGAGCCAAACTAAGGCTCGCAGGCAAATTCCAAACTGCCTCGGCTATCTTTTTAGTGGCAGTGACGGCTACACTAAGTGTAATTATTGTCACGCATGCACTTGCCCTAGTGGTGGCTGCACCAACTCTTATAGCAACTTCACTCGACTTGACCTCGTCGAGGAGACTAGCTAGGATGGCGACGCAGCTCGACGCGGCCACCAAGGGAGCTTACATAGTAAGCAGGGATTTGGAGACGGTGAGCAGGCTCATGGCTAGGTTAAACGACGAGCTTGAGCACATGCGCGGTATGGTTCAGTTTTGGGTGGAGCGCGCGGAGGAGGACTGGCTCCAACCCGGCGGAGAAGTGGCGCGGCAGCTGAAGAAAAATGATTGTAGCTTTAGACAGAAGCTAGATGAGCTAGAGGAGCATTTGTATCTGTGTTTCATGAATATAAACCGGGCTAGAAATCTAGTAGTGAAGGAGATTCTGGATCCGGGTCAGAACACCACCAATTCCCATGCCACATTGGTAATGTTGTAA
- the LOC101311519 gene encoding BAHD acyltransferase DCR-like, protein MASETPNVVKIIGTTHVKPNKKLGKKEHCQLVTFDLPYLAFYYNQKLLFYKGSDFEGMVKKLKESLGVVLVEFYQLAGRLGKDEEGVFRVEYDDDLKGVEVVDAVAEEISIADLEVEEGTSSLKELIPYSLVLNLEGLQRPLLAVQLTKLKDGIAIGCAFNHAILDGTATWHFMSSWAEVCNGSSTISTRPFLERTKVRDTRVKLDLSLPPSNGNGTASSNGSASTPQLRERVFKFSESAIDKIKSAVNANPPSDGSKPFSTFQSLSVHIWRHVTKARSLKPEDYTVFTVFADCRKRVNPPMPDSYFGNLIQAIFTVTAAGLLIGNPPEFGADVIQKAIESHNASAIEQRNKEWESAPKIFEFKDAGVNCVAVGSSPRFKVYEVDFGWGKPEGVRSGSNNRFDGMVYLYQGKSGGRSIDVEISLEAGAMEKLEQDEEFLLPVV, encoded by the exons ATGGCTTCTGAAACTCCCAATGTAGTGAAGATCATCGGCACAACCCATGTCAAGCCCAACAAGAAGCTCGGGAAGAAGGAGCATTGCCAGCTGGTCACCTTCGACCTCCCCTACCTCGCCTTTTACTACAACCAGAAGTTACTGTTCTACAAGGGCAGTGACTTCGAGGGCATGGTGAAGAAGCTTAAGGAGAGCCTAGGGGTGGTTCTGGTCGAGTTTTACCAGCTGGCCGGGAGGCTCGGGAAAGACGAGGAGGGAGTGTTTAGGGTTGAGTATGATGATGACTTGAAAGGCGTGGAGGTAGTGGATGCTGTAGCGGAGGAGATTAGCATAGCTGATCTGGAGGTTGAAGAAGGGACTAGCTCTCTCAAGGAGTTGATTCCTTATAGTCTGGTTCTCAACTTGGAGGGCCTTCAGAGGCCTCTGTTGGCTGTTCAG CTAACCAAGCTGAAAGATGGAATAGCAATAGGGTGCGCCTTCAACCACGCGATCCTGGACGGTACCGCCACGTGGCACTTCATGAGCTCATGGGCCGAGGTCTGCAACGGGTCGTCCACCATCTCGACCCGACCCTTCCTCGAACGCACCAAGGTCCGAGACACGCGCGTGAAGCTCGACCTCTCTCTGCCTCCATCCAACGGCAACGGAACCGCCTCATCCAACGGCAGCGCGTCAACCCCACAGCTCAGAGAGCGCGTCTTCAAGTTCTCCGAGTCCGCCATAGACAAGATCAAGTCAGCAGTCAACGCCAACCCCCCATCCGACGGCTCAAAGCCTTTCTCCACCTTCCAGTCCCTCTCCGTCCACATTTGGCGCCACGTCACCAAGGCGCGAAGCCTCAAGCCGGAGGACTACACCGTCTTCACAGTCTTTGCCGACTGCCGGAAAAGGGTCAACCCACCAATGCCGGACAGCTACTTCGGCAACCTCATCCAGGCAATCTTCACCGTCACCGCCGCCGGACTTCTAATCGGAAACCCGCCGGAGTTCGGCGCCGACGTGATTCAGAAAGCTATTGAGTCCCACAATGCCAGTGCCATTGAGCAGAGAAACAAAGAGTGGGAAAGCGCACCGAAGATCTTCGAGTTCAAGGACGCTGGAGTGAACTGCGTGGCGGTGGGGAGCTCGCCGAGGTTCAAGGTTTATGAGGTGGATTTCGGGTGGGGAAAACCCGAGGGGGTGCGAAGCGGGTCGAATAATAGGTTCGACGGGATGGTTTACTTGTACCAGGGGAAGAGTGGAGGGAGGAGCATTGATGTGGAGATAAGCTTGGAGGCTGGAGCTATGGAGAAGCTAGAGCAAGACGAGGAGTTTCTTCTTCCCGTGGTTTGA
- the LOC101309598 gene encoding putative F-box protein At2g33200-like, whose amino-acid sequence MEGFDSPKLRIRREHRELHPIMHQDWSKLPLHLLDSILERLELPSNYLRFSVVCKSWYCAAKDGKNLLAKIMSSGHYYPPMLLFHTNENNAWNLYSVPENKVLDIQLEIPNIYKRFCGSSKGWLIAMDDNFGVNLINPFLRMKGRKPKENSIIHLPSLTPPPTASRRAFWRTKYERFVYKAIITADPIINPDDCIVVVIYVERCRLAFIRLNKDISWTYMAEDYKTIEEVAYVDRKFYAVDNRSKVLCFDIVSQFNSKYRKDFTWRWTAPKVVHQDISDGFK is encoded by the exons ATGGAAGGTTTTGACAGCCCAAAACTCCGAATCAGAAGAGAGCATAGGGAATTACATCCAATTATGCATCAAG ATTGGTCAAAGCTGCCTTTGCACCTGCTGGACTCAATTTTAGAGAGATTGGAGTTGCCATCGAATTACTTGCGATTCAGTGTTGTTTGTAAGTCGTGGTACTGTGCCGCAAAGGATGGTAAAAACCTACTAGCTAAGATCATGTCGAGCGGCCATTATTATCCTCCGATGCTCTTGTTCCATACTAATGAAAACAATGCATGGAACTTATATAGCGTCCCAGAGAACAAGGTTCTTGACATCCAATTGGAAATACCAAACATTTATAAGCGGTTTTGTGGCTCCTCGAAAGGATGGCTGATAGCAATGGATGACAACTTCGGAGTAAACCTAATAAATCCGTTCCTTAGAATGAAAGGGAGGAAACCAAAAGAAAATTCAATCATTCACCTTCCTTCTTTGACTCCACCACCTACAGCTTCGAGACGAGCATTTTGGCGTACAAAATATGAGCGGTTTGTCTACAAAGCCATCATTACAGCAGACCCGATAATTAATCCAGATGATTGCATTGTTGTTGTGATATATGTGGAACGTTGTCGACTAGCTTTCATAAGACTCAACAAAGACATCTCATGGACTTACATGGCGGAAGATTACAAAACAATTGAAGAAGTTGCTTATGTTGATCGGAAATTTTATGCTGTGGATAATCGGAGCAAAGTTTTGTGCTTTGATATTGTTAGTCAGTTCAACTCCAAATATAGAAAGGATTTCACATGGCGTTGGACGGCACCAAAAGTGGTTCACCAAGATATATCTGATGGATTCAAATAA